The DNA region CTCAATCCATCACACTATCCCATATTTTACCGATTTTACCCAACACTAATACTTAACTTTTTCTTCCCTTCCCTCTTACCCGCACAGCAAGCAGAGCACTTTTGTAACAGCATCGGCATACTGCAGCAGGGTTCGGTCCCGAGCAAGTTTCCCGGCTTCGAGCGGACCGGCTCGCAGACACCGCAGCAAACGCAGCAGGAGGACTACGCGCAGCTCTTCTCGACGCTGATCTCGCGCTGCGCCAAGGACATTGACACCCTCATCGAATCGCTGCCGAGCGAGGAAAGCTCGATCGAGCTGCAGGTGCAGGCGTTGAAGCGGCTCGAAGTGGAGAACCAGGACTCGGCGGAAAAGCTCGAGGAGGTCGTCCGCAAGGGGGAGCTGCTGCTGGAGAAGATCCAGGCGGCGCTCAGCGATATCGCGCAGTCCCAGCTCGACATGCAGTATTCGTCGTCGCCGAAAAAGCAGTGATCCAGGAAGTGGGAGCAGCACGGAAAAGGGGCCATTTCTCACGGGGTTCCACGAACGGAAAACGACATCATGGGTTAGTTATTTTcggtttctttgtttttttttttgtatcattaTGTTCTTACGTATCAATTAAACTAGTGATTAATATTTACACTTAATGAACACTTAAGAGAAAATACCTACAGCTTAACGAtaagttggtttaaaaaaagaagaaacgaTAAAGTGAAACACTATTTTGGGTGAAAGCGTCGAGGGGAAACGCAATTCTATCGTTTGATTGATGCGAATTGCGATTCCCACGTTGCTTTCCGCAAGCATTTTCACCTCAGTAGAAAGTAATGAGATAACTGGCGCATTTGAATGTATTTTCCGAATCACTGGAAAAACGAGATAAATGTAGGCGTAAACAAACGCGAGTCCTGTCCACCCCCGAAAATCTCCCCACCGCGTAATTGCTTTTCTTCCTAGATATCATACACATCCGCGCCAAGGCAGACTCCCTCGAGACTTCCAAAACTCGCCCATTTTGTTCACCGTTGTTCCTTACTCCTTACTTTGTTTTAGCTAAGCAAAAATTGTTCCTAACTTGTCCCGCCGCACACTTTTTCCTCACTCGATCTTACACGACGACcacgaaaaaacaaaaacagaaaagaaaaccTAACTCTGAGCATTCTAACAGATTTACACCACCTTCGTCCACCTTAGTTGAGCGTACCGCGACAGCCCGGTGCCCCGCACAGGCA from Culex quinquefasciatus strain JHB chromosome 3, VPISU_Cqui_1.0_pri_paternal, whole genome shotgun sequence includes:
- the LOC6046391 gene encoding mediator of RNA polymerase II transcription subunit 21, with the protein product MADRLTQLQDTVNQQAEHFCNSIGILQQGSVPSKFPGFERTGSQTPQQTQQEDYAQLFSTLISRCAKDIDTLIESLPSEESSIELQVQALKRLEVENQDSAEKLEEVVRKGELLLEKIQAALSDIAQSQLDMQYSSSPKKQ